From one Stieleria sp. JC731 genomic stretch:
- a CDS encoding phosphoribosylformylglycinamidine synthase subunit PurQ → MPRPRVLVLRAPGTNCDEETAYAFERAGAECERVHVNRLAENPALKDRYQILCVPGGFSYGDDIGAGRILATRLQNHLADLVDTFVHGKGDRLVLGICNGMQVLMRLGVLTEDVTAAGGDKPATLTWNNHGRFEDRWVNLATDAAGETESKCVFLRGISQMYLPMAHAEGKFVAKSDTVLDELKKAGRLCLRYARDAQSGVEDEIIDFPANPNGADANVAGVCDPSGRVFGLMPHPERHIDATQHPYWTRRTEQPAVGDGLAMFQNAVSWFE, encoded by the coding sequence ATGCCGCGTCCACGAGTCCTCGTTCTTCGTGCCCCAGGCACCAACTGTGATGAAGAAACCGCGTACGCTTTCGAGCGTGCGGGAGCCGAATGCGAGCGAGTTCACGTCAACCGATTGGCGGAAAATCCGGCCCTGAAAGACCGGTACCAGATCTTGTGCGTGCCAGGTGGCTTCAGCTACGGCGACGACATCGGTGCAGGACGCATTCTGGCCACCCGGCTGCAAAACCACCTTGCTGATTTGGTTGACACCTTCGTGCATGGCAAAGGCGACCGCTTGGTCCTGGGGATCTGCAACGGCATGCAGGTGCTGATGCGTCTGGGAGTTCTAACTGAGGACGTCACAGCAGCGGGGGGCGATAAGCCAGCCACGCTGACGTGGAACAACCATGGCCGGTTCGAAGATCGCTGGGTCAATCTGGCAACCGACGCAGCCGGTGAAACGGAAAGCAAATGCGTTTTCTTGCGTGGCATCTCGCAAATGTACCTGCCCATGGCTCACGCCGAAGGAAAGTTCGTTGCCAAAAGCGACACCGTGCTGGACGAACTGAAGAAAGCCGGTCGTTTGTGCCTGCGATACGCCCGTGATGCTCAGTCGGGCGTCGAAGACGAAATTATTGACTTTCCCGCCAACCCTAACGGGGCAGACGCCAATGTTGCAGGCGTTTGCGATCCCAGCGGCCGGGTCTTCGGTTTGATGCCACACCCCGAACGCCATATCGACGCGACGCAGCACCCTTATTGGACTCGCCGCACCGAACAACCCGCCGTCGGCGACGGCTTGGCGATGTTCCAAAACGCCGTTAGCTGGTTCGAGTAA
- a CDS encoding multiheme c-type cytochrome gives MTASFGAFVGCGSDIDVASRSRHQSGSLSVENEVRQAFKHLDDHASLDLRSSWVKDELSQLKDLDTATRYAKFTADEVEAVAGQESSSPDASTSQPPGAPSFGPAVQLVQAPIDGSRRKIIGGLRRSQRGQVEVIPTPNARPEMKGELVPTPEGQLDTSAGDSRKRPDARIAADVIKPGRDSQGNPAAMSPTKNLSNGPELIDPTTEAGLVAGDGPEDYNNWPTPDALLFFTGNQHGYIEPCGCTGLENQKGGVARRYTFMEQLRGKGWDLIPIDAGNQIRRIVPQAAIKFERSTTALKEMKYQAVGYGPSDLRIGAGDLLAMAYDDSQIFVSGNVTIFEAGLLPTHKVLRRGEWKIGVTSILDPEALEASSGSDITVAPIKESAENALKSMNDEGAQFRVLTFFGEEDAAKKLMVDVQGYDLIVVSGGYGEPLYQPQPIEGSKTKLIVTGNKGMYAGLVGLYQNQPMKYARVPLSHEFKDAPEMRQLMRDYQNQLKQLGFSGLGITPTPHRSGNTFVGSESCKECHANAYDVWENSAHAEATAHLVKPPKERGDIPRHFDPECLSCHVTGWDPQGYTPYKSGYMDLDSTAHLTGNGCENCHGPGSAHVAAEKDPSTDDAIKALRAKLRQEVQLPIEKAREHCMQCHDLDNSPDFHDEGAFEDIYWPEIEHND, from the coding sequence ATGACTGCTAGCTTCGGTGCCTTTGTCGGGTGCGGCAGTGACATTGATGTGGCGTCAAGATCGCGGCATCAATCGGGTTCTTTGTCGGTTGAGAATGAGGTTCGGCAAGCGTTCAAGCATCTCGACGACCACGCCTCGTTGGACCTGCGTTCTTCTTGGGTGAAGGACGAACTTTCACAACTGAAAGATCTGGATACCGCGACCCGTTACGCAAAGTTCACCGCTGACGAAGTGGAAGCCGTCGCCGGTCAGGAATCGTCGTCCCCGGATGCCTCCACGTCACAGCCCCCCGGTGCCCCATCGTTCGGACCCGCCGTTCAGTTGGTGCAGGCACCAATTGACGGTTCACGTCGCAAGATCATCGGTGGCCTTCGCCGATCACAGCGCGGGCAGGTTGAAGTCATCCCAACGCCGAACGCACGCCCGGAAATGAAAGGCGAGTTGGTTCCAACCCCTGAAGGCCAACTTGATACGAGCGCTGGCGATTCGAGGAAGCGTCCCGATGCGAGAATCGCTGCTGATGTGATCAAGCCAGGTCGTGATTCGCAAGGCAATCCCGCCGCGATGTCGCCGACCAAGAATCTTTCCAATGGCCCAGAACTGATCGATCCGACGACCGAGGCGGGTTTGGTCGCCGGGGATGGTCCCGAAGATTACAACAATTGGCCAACGCCCGATGCGTTGTTGTTCTTCACTGGAAACCAGCATGGCTACATCGAGCCTTGCGGTTGCACGGGACTTGAAAATCAAAAAGGTGGCGTCGCACGGCGTTACACCTTCATGGAGCAACTTCGCGGGAAAGGTTGGGATCTGATTCCGATCGACGCCGGCAACCAGATTCGGCGAATCGTTCCCCAGGCGGCGATCAAGTTTGAACGTTCAACGACTGCCTTGAAAGAGATGAAGTACCAGGCCGTCGGTTACGGGCCATCGGATTTGCGTATTGGCGCCGGTGACCTGCTCGCGATGGCTTACGACGATTCACAGATCTTCGTCTCCGGCAACGTCACGATCTTTGAAGCTGGCTTGCTTCCCACACACAAGGTCTTGCGTCGTGGCGAATGGAAAATCGGTGTCACGTCGATCTTAGATCCCGAAGCATTGGAAGCGTCCAGCGGTTCGGATATCACAGTCGCGCCGATCAAAGAATCTGCCGAGAACGCTTTGAAGTCCATGAACGACGAAGGGGCACAGTTCCGCGTGCTGACGTTCTTTGGTGAAGAAGACGCGGCCAAGAAACTGATGGTCGACGTGCAAGGTTACGACCTGATCGTCGTTTCTGGTGGCTACGGTGAACCGCTCTATCAACCACAACCGATCGAAGGTTCAAAGACCAAACTGATCGTGACCGGCAACAAAGGCATGTATGCAGGTTTGGTCGGACTTTATCAAAACCAACCGATGAAGTACGCCCGTGTTCCGCTTTCGCATGAATTCAAAGACGCGCCCGAAATGCGTCAGTTGATGCGAGACTATCAAAACCAGCTGAAACAGCTTGGGTTTTCAGGGCTGGGGATTACACCGACGCCACACCGATCGGGGAACACATTTGTCGGCAGTGAATCCTGTAAGGAGTGTCATGCCAACGCTTACGATGTTTGGGAAAATTCTGCTCACGCCGAAGCCACCGCCCACTTGGTCAAGCCACCAAAAGAACGCGGCGACATCCCACGTCACTTCGATCCCGAATGTCTAAGCTGCCATGTGACCGGATGGGATCCGCAAGGTTACACGCCCTACAAAAGCGGTTACATGGATTTGGATAGCACGGCGCACCTGACGGGGAATGGCTGCGAAAACTGCCACGGTCCTGGCTCGGCCCACGTCGCCGCAGAGAAAGATCCTTCAACCGATGACGCCATAAAAGCGTTACGTGCGAAGCTGCGTCAGGAAGTTCAGTTGCCTATCGAGAAGGCTCGCGAGCACTGCATGCAGTGCCATGACCTTGATAACAGCCCCGACTTCCATGACGAAGGCGCGTTCGAAGACATCTACTGGCCAGAGATCGAACACAACGATTAG
- a CDS encoding DUF1573 domain-containing protein: MKNYWLILLVSVVVGASIGWTTNFVQYGRRDAFFGEIDFTGHVTADNVMEHLKQFHSDSSAVAEVQGEPTHDFGAMPPNTKGKHTFVIKNTGTEPLTLELGATTCKCTLGSLKDSSIAPGEETSVDMEWTVASDKTTFEQSAELRTNDPAKPAIRLVVMGRIIRDIEFEPELISFGEITVGDSFEFSTNFYSFLDQKIEISKAELSSEAMEELTETTIEAFEVSEGDSAHEHATQAFKISAKVKPGLRQGPLASRMIVVFKKLGDDGEPVGEDLYGSTEIAGQIVGPLSMLENTTVKATEKGGYIWNLGRVKATDKLEFKALLALKGSEKDSTNLTIGETSPSDTIHAELGNPIGRGETRLFPIKLNLTAGEETVDLLGKNKDDFGWVWIESDNPKVGRMRIAVKVLIEH, translated from the coding sequence GTGAAAAATTACTGGCTCATCCTATTGGTTTCCGTCGTTGTCGGTGCATCGATCGGCTGGACCACCAACTTTGTTCAGTACGGTCGGCGGGATGCCTTTTTCGGCGAGATCGATTTCACGGGGCATGTGACGGCTGACAACGTGATGGAGCATCTCAAACAGTTCCACAGCGATAGCTCCGCCGTCGCCGAGGTTCAGGGGGAGCCCACGCACGACTTTGGTGCGATGCCACCAAACACGAAAGGCAAGCACACCTTCGTGATCAAGAATACCGGTACTGAACCACTGACACTGGAGCTAGGTGCGACGACTTGTAAGTGTACGCTCGGATCGTTGAAAGACAGTTCGATCGCGCCCGGTGAGGAAACCTCGGTCGATATGGAATGGACCGTCGCGTCGGACAAGACCACCTTCGAGCAGTCTGCCGAACTGCGGACCAATGACCCCGCCAAGCCGGCGATTCGTTTGGTCGTGATGGGACGGATCATTCGCGATATCGAATTCGAACCCGAGCTGATTTCGTTTGGCGAAATCACCGTGGGCGATTCTTTTGAGTTCTCGACCAACTTCTACAGCTTCCTGGATCAGAAAATTGAGATCTCCAAAGCGGAGCTGAGCAGTGAAGCGATGGAAGAGTTGACCGAGACGACGATTGAGGCATTCGAGGTCAGCGAAGGTGATTCGGCGCACGAACATGCCACGCAGGCCTTTAAAATTTCCGCAAAAGTCAAACCCGGTTTGCGACAAGGGCCATTGGCTTCTCGCATGATCGTCGTGTTCAAGAAGCTTGGTGATGACGGCGAGCCTGTCGGCGAAGACCTTTACGGAAGCACCGAAATTGCCGGCCAAATCGTCGGGCCGCTATCGATGCTGGAAAACACAACCGTTAAAGCGACCGAGAAGGGGGGCTATATCTGGAACCTGGGCCGCGTGAAAGCGACCGATAAGCTGGAGTTCAAAGCACTTCTGGCTCTCAAGGGTAGCGAAAAAGATTCGACAAACCTTACGATTGGTGAAACTTCCCCAAGTGATACCATTCACGCAGAACTCGGAAATCCGATCGGCCGAGGAGAGACGCGACTTTTCCCGATCAAGCTGAATTTAACGGCGGGCGAAGAGACGGTCGACTTGTTGGGCAAGAACAAAGACGACTTTGGTTGGGTGTGGATCGAATCCGATAACCCCAAGGTCGGTCGTATGCGGATCGCCGTCAAAGTTTTGATCGAACATTAG
- a CDS encoding O-antigen ligase family protein — protein MAKAKQRVNREDASESVAQASLSDVPAWANWCRLLAVASLGGLLAYVAFNPVDSTEVERGEALWFATFAIVTWALTFISEPWFQVGGVIAKQATAAQASDTRFGVVKQSFGSVTVDVVAWLLAIWMMVSALAMCPPGNLRTSTNEAWFWVSAAAVLTSARRLLVDRSCRKMMAAILVALTFAMAVDACYEFAVTLPARRASYLADPDEMIRQAGIDAPRRSAARMVFANRLLDGGPTSTFLLANSLAAVLCVPVLAGVFAVCDWMKRRRSILFAVLGTFAILIGMVALYGTQSRSGLLSCIVAVVYFSFAILKRKTGKAESNSSGARSKLLPLIVAVFAIGFGFLVIGLMSGSEWIEAAPSSLLFRLQYWKSTVAMLADYPWLGVGPGSFQAMYLRYRLPQANETIADPHNFVFETLAAGGLVAGLLLLVLAIVLVRVARGNQPESSTVTAADGRRSSLATSLLVGAVVAALVTGMFSFAAGAELDLWLVIMVVVAATIAGLFTWRQLAAMDSAVSSLWIKTWSGAIVLSMLVHLCVSGGWTVPGVAMFIWLAVAMLVPQRSEPASDDQAPASNASATRASLAVLAIALPLLMTLRATSLMPVTEAKLALSRAEFAASQGMGKRAFNDVQEALQADQWDTMAAIWHSDLLKRQLVGAGDRPSQRQDWFAATEEVLRRCGVDPLARRTVAEQFLHVYQRFGNADDLKRASEILADVYPDNPTDVSLVAQLALVEEAMGRHESAAELAQQAGGLSKLGDNVVRLLGLQFACVVRPIGAAAANGPIREPVNVLFSQNPGWPSEP, from the coding sequence ATGGCGAAAGCAAAGCAACGAGTAAACCGAGAAGACGCATCGGAGTCCGTAGCACAAGCATCGCTAAGTGACGTCCCAGCTTGGGCGAATTGGTGTCGTCTGCTTGCGGTCGCTTCCCTTGGTGGACTATTGGCTTATGTGGCTTTCAATCCCGTCGACAGCACCGAAGTTGAACGTGGTGAGGCTCTTTGGTTTGCCACGTTTGCGATTGTCACTTGGGCTTTAACGTTCATCTCCGAGCCTTGGTTTCAGGTGGGTGGAGTTATCGCAAAGCAAGCAACCGCTGCTCAGGCCTCGGACACGCGATTTGGCGTCGTCAAGCAAAGCTTTGGAAGCGTGACCGTTGACGTGGTCGCTTGGCTGCTCGCGATTTGGATGATGGTGTCGGCGCTTGCGATGTGCCCGCCAGGAAACCTGCGCACGTCGACCAACGAAGCCTGGTTTTGGGTTTCCGCCGCAGCGGTTCTGACCAGTGCGAGGCGTCTGTTGGTTGATCGATCGTGCCGCAAAATGATGGCGGCGATCTTGGTCGCATTGACCTTCGCGATGGCGGTCGACGCTTGCTACGAATTTGCGGTCACCCTGCCGGCACGCCGGGCGAGCTACCTTGCCGATCCCGACGAGATGATACGTCAGGCCGGGATCGATGCGCCACGCCGTTCTGCGGCCAGAATGGTGTTTGCCAATCGCTTGCTTGATGGTGGACCCACATCAACATTCTTGCTGGCGAACTCGTTGGCGGCGGTCTTGTGTGTTCCCGTGCTGGCGGGAGTCTTTGCGGTCTGCGATTGGATGAAACGCAGGCGCTCGATTCTGTTTGCGGTGCTGGGTACGTTTGCAATCCTGATCGGAATGGTGGCGCTGTATGGGACGCAAAGCCGTAGCGGGTTACTGTCCTGCATCGTTGCTGTGGTGTATTTCAGCTTTGCAATTCTGAAGCGAAAGACGGGCAAGGCCGAGTCGAATTCAAGCGGCGCGAGGTCAAAGCTGCTGCCGCTGATCGTCGCTGTGTTCGCGATCGGATTTGGCTTCTTGGTAATAGGGCTGATGTCCGGTTCCGAATGGATCGAAGCGGCCCCTTCATCGTTGCTGTTTCGTCTGCAGTATTGGAAGTCAACGGTTGCGATGTTGGCCGACTACCCGTGGTTGGGTGTTGGTCCCGGATCGTTTCAGGCGATGTATCTTCGCTACCGACTTCCGCAGGCGAATGAGACGATTGCCGATCCGCATAATTTTGTCTTTGAAACCTTAGCGGCTGGCGGACTGGTGGCCGGGCTGTTGTTGCTGGTTCTCGCGATCGTGTTGGTACGCGTGGCTCGTGGTAATCAACCGGAAAGCAGTACGGTCACTGCGGCTGACGGTCGTCGTTCATCTTTAGCGACTTCATTGCTGGTCGGAGCCGTCGTAGCAGCATTGGTAACCGGGATGTTTTCGTTCGCAGCTGGGGCGGAGTTGGATCTCTGGTTAGTGATCATGGTTGTGGTAGCCGCGACAATAGCTGGATTGTTCACATGGCGGCAGCTTGCGGCGATGGATTCAGCGGTTTCGAGCCTCTGGATAAAGACGTGGTCTGGGGCCATCGTTCTATCCATGCTGGTTCATCTATGTGTTTCCGGTGGCTGGACCGTGCCCGGGGTCGCGATGTTCATATGGTTGGCTGTTGCGATGCTAGTGCCGCAGCGATCCGAGCCGGCATCGGATGATCAAGCACCGGCGAGTAACGCGTCAGCAACGCGTGCCTCATTGGCGGTTCTTGCGATTGCACTGCCACTGTTGATGACGTTGAGGGCGACTTCATTGATGCCGGTGACCGAAGCGAAGCTAGCGTTATCGAGGGCGGAGTTTGCGGCAAGCCAAGGGATGGGCAAGCGTGCATTCAACGATGTTCAAGAAGCGCTCCAAGCGGATCAGTGGGACACGATGGCCGCGATCTGGCACAGTGACCTGTTGAAGCGTCAACTGGTTGGCGCAGGTGACCGTCCCAGCCAAAGGCAGGACTGGTTCGCTGCGACCGAAGAGGTGTTGCGGAGATGTGGTGTTGACCCATTGGCCCGCCGCACGGTTGCCGAGCAGTTCTTGCATGTTTACCAGCGATTCGGGAACGCGGACGATTTGAAACGGGCCAGTGAGATTCTGGCGGATGTTTACCCAGACAACCCGACCGATGTTTCTCTGGTCGCCCAGTTGGCATTGGTCGAGGAAGCGATGGGGCGGCACGAAAGCGCGGCTGAGTTAGCACAGCAAGCGGGGGGGCTTTCGAAGTTGGGCGACAACGTCGTCAGGCTTCTGGGGCTGCAATTTGCCTGTGTTGTCAGGCCGATCGGTGCCGCGGCAGCCAACGGGCCCATCAGAGAACCGGTGAACGTGCTATTTAGTCAAAACCCTGGATGGCCCAGCGAACCATAG
- a CDS encoding MraY family glycosyltransferase, whose product MTGSALIGWLVGLAVVPPLLISMISLYPVRRYARQLGLIANPGGHSTHTNVTPLGGGIGIWLGIMLPMAAGTLIVCELDFGLHRLLGLPESVTGFFAGVRLRLLQLWGLLGAGTVLFVLGLWDDRRGAPVLLRLGVEFGVAAFVVYVMGFGLTAFIGAPALTNLLSVVWIVAVINSFNMLDNMDGLSGGVAAIIAASMAAVMLTTPGIGGSLPQLFVAGLLLSVCGSLLGFLWHNRPPAKLFMGDGGSYLVGFLIAVSMLMATFASAPRPHAVLAPICAMAIPMYDMGTVLWIRIREGRSIFVGDRSHFSHRLVELGLSRTQAVLTIHLVTATCGLASLLLVHVTVLQAIAVLGIVGCMLLLVVILESTGWRKQSNE is encoded by the coding sequence TTGACCGGTTCGGCGTTGATCGGTTGGTTGGTCGGATTAGCAGTGGTGCCGCCGCTGCTAATCAGCATGATCAGTCTGTACCCGGTTCGCCGTTATGCTCGTCAGCTTGGCTTGATCGCCAACCCCGGTGGCCATAGCACCCACACCAACGTGACACCGCTCGGTGGCGGTATCGGGATTTGGTTGGGGATCATGCTACCGATGGCCGCCGGTACATTAATCGTGTGTGAGCTGGACTTTGGCTTGCACCGTCTATTGGGATTGCCCGAATCGGTCACGGGTTTTTTTGCCGGTGTACGTCTCCGCTTGTTGCAGTTGTGGGGACTGCTGGGCGCCGGAACCGTTTTGTTCGTCCTAGGGCTTTGGGACGATCGCCGTGGTGCGCCCGTGCTGCTGCGTCTGGGTGTCGAATTTGGTGTCGCCGCGTTCGTCGTCTATGTGATGGGATTCGGATTGACGGCCTTTATCGGTGCGCCGGCACTGACGAATTTGTTGTCCGTTGTTTGGATCGTTGCGGTGATCAATTCCTTCAACATGCTCGACAACATGGACGGTTTGTCTGGGGGTGTGGCGGCGATCATTGCCGCGTCGATGGCCGCCGTGATGCTGACAACGCCCGGCATCGGCGGAAGCCTTCCGCAACTGTTTGTTGCCGGGCTGCTGCTTTCGGTCTGCGGATCGTTGCTCGGTTTCCTGTGGCATAACCGTCCGCCGGCAAAGCTATTCATGGGAGACGGTGGCAGTTACCTGGTGGGATTCCTGATTGCCGTTTCGATGCTGATGGCAACGTTCGCATCAGCGCCTCGTCCGCACGCCGTGCTGGCGCCCATTTGTGCGATGGCAATCCCGATGTATGACATGGGAACGGTTTTGTGGATTCGTATTCGCGAAGGCCGCAGCATCTTTGTCGGTGATCGCAGTCATTTTTCGCATCGTTTGGTCGAACTCGGCCTGTCACGTACCCAAGCGGTGCTGACGATCCATCTGGTGACCGCGACCTGTGGGTTGGCGTCATTGTTGCTCGTGCACGTGACGGTGCTGCAAGCGATTGCCGTGCTAGGCATCGTCGGCTGTATGCTTTTGTTGGTCGTCATTTTGGAATCAACCGGATGGCGAAAGCAAAGCAACGAGTAA
- the accC gene encoding acetyl-CoA carboxylase biotin carboxylase subunit, with protein sequence MFQKVLVANRGEIAVRVIRALREMGIGSVAVYSTADKDSMHVQLADEAYCVGEAKSAESYLKIDQIIAAAEVSGADAIHPGYGFLSENAHFNEVCRESGFEFIGPSPQAMEKLGDKNTARSMAIANDVPVVPGSDGLIEDDSKAIETANKIGFPVLIKATAGGGGKGMRVAEDADSLEKALTQARTEAQAAFGNGGVYLERFITSPRHVEVQVIADNHGNVCHLFERDCSVQRRHQKLIEEAPSPNLPADKREAICEAAVRMIRGASYSNAGTVEFIVDQNDDFYFIEVNARIQVEHPVTEMITGVDLIKEQIRVAAGEKLSFSQDEITVTGHAIECRINAENPDKNFMPNPGKINKFYAPGGLGVRFDSHVYGGYTVPPHYDSMIGKLIVYRPTREEAIATMRRALAEIQTEGISTTAPFHDVVLQHPLFVEGKHDTKFVERELMGK encoded by the coding sequence GTGTTTCAAAAAGTACTTGTCGCCAACCGCGGCGAAATCGCGGTCCGAGTGATTCGCGCCTTGCGAGAAATGGGCATCGGTTCGGTCGCCGTTTATAGCACCGCCGACAAAGATTCCATGCACGTGCAATTGGCCGACGAAGCCTATTGCGTCGGGGAAGCCAAAAGCGCTGAAAGCTACCTGAAAATCGATCAGATCATCGCGGCCGCCGAAGTTTCGGGTGCCGACGCGATTCACCCCGGTTATGGCTTTCTCTCCGAAAACGCGCACTTCAACGAAGTCTGCCGTGAAAGCGGGTTCGAATTTATCGGACCGAGCCCACAGGCGATGGAAAAACTGGGTGACAAAAACACCGCCCGTTCGATGGCCATCGCCAACGACGTGCCAGTCGTGCCCGGTAGCGATGGCTTGATCGAAGACGATTCCAAGGCCATCGAAACCGCCAACAAGATCGGCTTTCCCGTGCTGATCAAAGCCACCGCCGGTGGTGGTGGTAAAGGGATGCGCGTTGCCGAGGACGCCGATTCACTCGAAAAGGCACTCACGCAAGCTCGCACCGAAGCCCAAGCGGCATTCGGAAACGGCGGCGTTTACTTGGAACGGTTTATCACCTCGCCACGTCACGTCGAAGTTCAGGTGATCGCCGATAACCACGGCAATGTTTGTCACCTCTTTGAACGTGACTGCAGCGTCCAACGACGTCACCAAAAGTTGATCGAAGAAGCGCCCAGCCCGAACCTTCCCGCCGATAAACGCGAAGCGATCTGCGAAGCCGCCGTGCGGATGATTCGTGGTGCCAGCTACAGCAACGCCGGAACGGTCGAATTCATCGTTGACCAAAACGATGATTTCTACTTCATCGAAGTCAACGCGCGGATTCAGGTCGAACACCCCGTGACCGAAATGATCACCGGAGTCGACCTGATCAAGGAACAGATCCGTGTTGCCGCCGGCGAGAAGCTTTCGTTCAGCCAAGACGAAATTACTGTCACCGGCCATGCGATCGAATGCCGAATCAACGCCGAAAACCCAGACAAAAACTTCATGCCTAATCCAGGCAAAATCAACAAGTTCTATGCCCCGGGTGGACTTGGCGTTCGCTTCGATTCGCACGTGTATGGTGGATACACCGTGCCACCGCACTACGATTCGATGATCGGCAAACTGATCGTCTATCGTCCCACGCGTGAAGAAGCGATCGCGACGATGCGGCGTGCATTGGCCGAAATCCAAACCGAGGGGATTTCGACAACCGCACCGTTCCACGACGTCGTTCTGCAGCACCCTCTGTTTGTCGAAGGCAAGCACGATACGAAGTTTGTCGAACGCGAATTGATGGGCAAATAA
- the accB gene encoding acetyl-CoA carboxylase biotin carboxyl carrier protein, with translation MSKGKQSSGESVFDLDRIRDIVKLMEEHDLTELDLQQGDDRIKLGRGGVMPVAPAAVPMAAPAAPAAAPAGGAAPAGGDDGTITINSPMVGTYYSKPNPEAEPFIQVGQTINPDTIICIIEAMKVFNEIPAECSGKIVEILVSDQEAVDFNKPLLRIQPN, from the coding sequence ATGAGCAAAGGCAAGCAATCCAGCGGCGAGAGCGTTTTTGACCTCGACCGCATCCGGGATATTGTCAAGTTGATGGAAGAACACGACTTGACCGAACTCGATCTCCAACAGGGAGACGACCGCATCAAACTCGGTCGCGGCGGCGTGATGCCGGTCGCACCAGCAGCGGTTCCGATGGCGGCCCCAGCCGCACCAGCAGCGGCACCGGCCGGCGGCGCAGCCCCCGCGGGCGGCGACGACGGAACGATCACGATCAATTCGCCGATGGTTGGGACTTATTATTCCAAGCCCAACCCAGAAGCGGAGCCCTTCATTCAGGTCGGCCAGACCATCAACCCAGACACGATCATCTGCATCATCGAAGCGATGAAAGTGTTCAACGAAATCCCGGCCGAATGCAGCGGGAAGATTGTCGAAATCCTGGTTTCTGACCAAGAAGCCGTCGATTTCAACAAGCCACTGCTCCGCATCCAACCGAACTAA
- a CDS encoding M24 family metallopeptidase, with the protein MSERIEALTEQLDAIGADAFYIVDEINVRYLTGFTGDSSSLLVTSSGATMLSDGRYKEQLDEECPDIPYQIKSPSQKPDDFVSDVLSGVGAKRIAIESNCMTVAAFNAIKAKLDGIQWVDTHDVVLRQRMVKDSEEIEVLRSSVRINERALQSVLAKLGPDWTEIEVAYELESTIRRLGATGFSFDPIIGAGPGGAKPHYSPDQTVIGDHPTLLIDWGTKLGGYASDLTRCFHFGNPPAKFESAYQAVLDSQLAAIEAIRPGATGKSVDQAARSVLQKAGLDEYFVHGLGHGVGLQIHESPRLSGVSDDILQPGMVITVEPGVYFEGEFGIRIEDDVLVTDDGYEVLSGFPKGLDDCHLIL; encoded by the coding sequence ATGAGCGAGCGAATTGAGGCCCTCACCGAGCAACTTGACGCGATCGGCGCTGACGCGTTTTACATCGTCGACGAAATCAACGTTCGTTATTTGACAGGCTTCACTGGCGATAGCTCGTCGCTACTGGTGACTTCATCGGGTGCGACGATGCTTAGCGACGGACGCTACAAGGAGCAGCTTGATGAGGAGTGCCCAGACATTCCCTATCAGATCAAGTCGCCTTCGCAGAAGCCTGACGATTTCGTTTCGGATGTGCTCTCGGGTGTCGGCGCCAAGCGGATTGCGATTGAGTCCAACTGCATGACCGTCGCTGCTTTCAATGCGATCAAGGCAAAACTGGATGGGATTCAGTGGGTTGATACCCATGACGTGGTGCTTCGCCAGCGGATGGTCAAGGACAGCGAAGAAATCGAAGTGCTGCGTAGTTCGGTCCGGATCAACGAACGTGCCTTGCAGTCAGTGCTGGCCAAGCTGGGGCCCGATTGGACCGAAATCGAAGTCGCTTACGAATTGGAGTCGACGATCCGGCGTTTGGGCGCGACCGGGTTCAGTTTTGATCCGATCATCGGAGCCGGGCCCGGGGGGGCGAAGCCTCACTACAGCCCTGACCAAACGGTGATCGGCGATCATCCGACATTGTTGATCGACTGGGGGACCAAGTTGGGTGGTTACGCAAGCGATCTGACGCGTTGTTTCCATTTTGGGAATCCGCCTGCCAAGTTTGAGTCCGCGTATCAAGCCGTTTTGGATTCTCAGTTGGCAGCCATTGAGGCGATTCGGCCAGGGGCGACAGGGAAATCCGTCGACCAAGCGGCACGATCGGTACTGCAAAAAGCTGGCTTGGACGAGTATTTTGTGCATGGGCTTGGCCACGGCGTTGGCCTGCAAATCCACGAATCACCTCGCCTGTCCGGGGTAAGTGACGACATCCTGCAGCCGGGGATGGTGATCACGGTCGAGCCGGGCGTGTATTTTGAAGGGGAATTCGGAATTCGTATCGAAGACGACGTGCTCGTTACCGACGATGGATACGAAGTCCTCAGTGGTTTTCCAAAGGGTCTCGATGATTGTCATCTGATCCTGTAA